One genomic window of Mus musculus strain C57BL/6J chromosome 4, GRCm38.p6 C57BL/6J includes the following:
- the Aldh1b1 gene encoding aldehyde dehydrogenase X, mitochondrial precursor: MLTARLLLPRLLCLQGRTTSYSTAAALPNPIPNPEICYNKLFINNEWHDAVSKKTFPTVNPTTGEVIGHVAEGDRADVDLAVKAAREAFRLGSPWRRMDASERGRLLNRLADLVERDRVYLASLETLDNGKPFQESYVLDLDEVIKVYRYFAGWADKWHGKTIPMDGEHFCFTRHEPVGVCGQIIPWNFPLVMQGWKLAPALATGNTVVMKVAEQTPLSALYLASLIKEAGFPPGVVNIITGYGPTAGAAIAQHMDVDKVAFTGSTEVGHLIQKAAGESNLKRVTLELGGKSPSIVLADADMEHAVDQCHEALFFNMGQCCCAGSRTFVEESIYREFLERTVEKAKQRKVGNPFELDTQQGPQVDKEQFERILGYIRLGQKEGAKLLCGGERLGERGFFIKPTVFGDVQDGMRIAKEEIFGPVQPLFKFKKIEEVIQRANNTRYGLAAAVFTRDLDKAIYFTQALQAGTVWVNTYNIVTCHTPFGGFKESGNGRELGEDGLRAYTEVKTVTIKVPEKNS, encoded by the coding sequence ATGCTGACTGCCCGACTCTTGCTGCCCCGGCTCCTCTGCCTCCAGGGCAGGACTACCTCTTACTCTACAGCAGCTGCTCTCCCGAACCCAATCCCAAACCCAGAGATTTGCTACAACAAGCTGTTCATCAACAACGAGTGGCATGATGCGGTCAGCAAAAAGACCTTCCCCACAGTGAACCCCACTACAGGTGAGGTCATTGGGCATGTGGCCGAAGGTGACCGGGCAGATGTGGATCTGGCTGTAAAAGCAGCCCGAGAAGCCTTCCGCCTGGGGTCCCCATGGCGCAGGATGGATGCCTCAGAGCGGGGCCGGCTGCTGAACCGCCTAGCTGATCTTGTGGAACGAGATCGAGTGTACTTGGCCTCACTGGAGACGCTAGATAACGGGAAACCTTTCCAGGAGTCTTATGTCTTGGATCTGGATGAAGTCATCAAGGTGTACCGTTACTTCGCTGGCTGGGCTGACAAGTGGCATGGTAAGACCATCCCTATGGATGGTGAGCATTTCTGCTTCACCCGACATGAGCCAGTGGGTGTCTGTGGCCAGATAATCCCTTGGAACTTCCCACTGGTCATGCAGGGCTGGAAGCTGGCCCCGGCACTCGCCACGGGCAACACTGTGGTCATGAAGGTGGCAGAGCAGACCCCACTCTCTGCTCTGTACTTGGCCTCCCTCATCAAAGAGGCGGGGTTTCCCCCAGGAGTGGTGAACATCATCACTGGCTACGGCCCCACGGCGGGAGCTGCCATCGCTCAGCACATGGATGTGGATAAAGTCGCCTTCACGGGCTCCACTGAGGTAGGCCACCTGATTCAGAAGGCAGCTGGCGAGTCTAACCTCAAGAGAGTCACCCTGGAGCTGGGTGGGAAGAGCCCCAGCATTGTGCTGGCAGACGCTGACATGGAGCATGCCGTAGATCAGTGTCACGAAGCCCTTTTCTTCAACATGGGCCAGTGCTGCTGTGCAGGCTCCCGGACATTCGTGGAAGAGTCCATCTACCGTGAGTTTCTCGAGAGAACTGTGGAGAAGGCCAAGCAGAGGAAAGTGGGGAACCCCTTTGAGTTGGACACCCAGCAGGGACCTCAGGTGGACAAGGAGCAGTTTGAACGAATCCTGGGCTACATCCGGCTGGGACAGAAGGAAGGGGCAAAGCTTCTCTGTGGCGGGGAGCGTTTGGGGGAGCGCGGCTTCTTCATCAAACCCACAGTCTTCGGGGACGTTCAGGATGGCATGAGGATCGCCAAGGAGGAGATCTTTGGGCCCGTGCAGCCTCTGTTCAAGTTCAAGAAGATCGAGGAAGTAATCCAGAGAGCCAACAACACCAGGTATGGCCTGGCTGCGGCTGTGTTCACCCGAGACCTGGACAAGGCCATCTACTTCACGCAGGCCCTGCAAGCTGGGACGGTGTGGGTGAACACCTATAACATTGTCACCTGCCACACGCCATTCGGAGGCTTTAAGGAATCTGGCAATGGCAGGGAGCTGGGGGAGGACGGGCTCAGAGCCTACACGGAGGTGAAGACTGTCACCATCAAGGTTCCCGAGAAGAATTCCTGA
- the Igfbpl1 gene encoding insulin-like growth factor-binding protein-like 1 precursor, giving the protein MPRLPLLLLLLPSLARGLGLRDAGRRHPECSPCQQDRCPAPSPCPAPWISARDECGCCARCLGAEGASCGGPVGSRCGPGLVCASRASGTAPEGTGLCVCAQRGAVCGSDGRSYSSICALRLRARHAPRAHHGHLHKARDGPCEFAPVVLMPPRDIHNVTGTQVFLSCEVKAVPTPVITWKKVKHSPEGTEGLEELPGDHVNIAVQVRGGPSDHETTSWILINPLRKEDEGVYHCHAANAIGEAQSHGTVTVLDLNRYKSLYSSVPGDLL; this is encoded by the exons ATGCCGCGTCTGccgctgctgctcctgctcctgccatCACTGGCCCGGGGTCTCGGGCTCCGCGACGCGGGTAGACGACACCCCGAGTGCAGCCCGTGCCAGCAGGATCGCTGCCCTGCGCCCTCGCCTTGCCCAGCGCCCTGGATCTCCGCGCGCGACGAGTGCGGCTGCTGCGCGCGCTGCCTGGGCGCCGAGGGCGCGAGTTGCGGGGGACCCGTGGGCTCACGCTGTGGCCCTGGCCTGGTGTGTGCGAGTCGCGCCTCGGGGACGGCGCCCGAGGGCACCGGGCTTTGCGTGTGCGCGCAACGCGGCGCCGTCTGCGGCTCTGACGGCCGCTCCTACTCCAGCATCTGCGCGCTACGTCTGCGCGCCCGACATGCACCCCGCGCGCACCATGGCCACCTGCACAAGGCTCGCGATGGGCCCTGCGAGTTCG CTCCCGTGGTCCTCATGCCCCCTCGAGATATTCACAATGTCACTGGGACTCAAGTATTCCTTTCCTGTGAGGTGAAGGCTGTGCCCACCCCGGTCATCACCTGGAAGAAG GTCAAGCACTCTCCAGAGGGCACCGAGGGGTTGGAGGAGTTGCCCGGAGACCATGTCAATATAGCTGTCCAGGTGCGAGGGGGCCCTTCTGACCATGAGACCACATCCTGGATTTTG ATCAACCCTCTGAGGAAGGAAGATGAGGGAGTGTACCACTGCCACGCAGCCAACGCCATTGGAGAGGCTCAGTCCCACGGCACGGTGACGGTCCTCGATCTGAACAGATACAAAAGCCTCTACTCCTCAGTTCCGGGTGACCTCCTGTGA